A genome region from Archaeoglobus fulgidus DSM 4304 includes the following:
- a CDS encoding DUF2703 domain-containing protein — MQLTIKWLHLSVDGETCPRCSETGKELLKAVNTLKEFLSPLGFEVVFEEVELTPEDFSRDPFKSNEVWINGRLLEDWIGAKVTQTPCCDVCGDQECRALEVDQQLQEVVKADLVVKAALMAVAELKTSCCSETSCCD; from the coding sequence ATGCAACTGACAATAAAGTGGCTACATCTTTCTGTTGACGGAGAAACCTGTCCAAGGTGCTCTGAAACAGGAAAAGAGCTTTTAAAGGCGGTTAATACTTTGAAAGAGTTTTTATCTCCGCTTGGCTTTGAAGTTGTTTTCGAAGAAGTCGAATTAACTCCTGAGGACTTCTCTCGTGACCCCTTCAAGTCGAATGAGGTCTGGATAAATGGCAGGCTACTGGAAGACTGGATTGGAGCAAAAGTAACGCAAACTCCCTGTTGTGATGTCTGCGGAGATCAGGAATGCAGGGCTTTGGAAGTTGACCAACAGCTGCAAGAAGTCGTAAAGGCGGATCTGGTTGTAAAGGCCGCTCTGATGGCGGTTGCGGAGCTAAAAACAAGTTGCTGCTCAGAAACTTCATGCTGTGATTGA
- a CDS encoding acyl-CoA dehydrogenase family protein, whose amino-acid sequence MNFELDEDHRMLQNAVREFAEKEIMPYGKEYDEKREYPMEIFRKAAKLGYVGASVPEEYGGAGLDYLGEAIISEELTRADSSIGTAVDLAILGVPMVLRYGSEEQKEKYIPPVVQGKAPSAIAITEPDCGTDVAAMRTKAVKEGEEWVINGSKTFITNGSVAGHTIVLAKTAEVEPPHRGISAFIVEPAWEGYEARRIEKMGLNCHDTAEITLKNVRVPAENLLGEENRGFYQLMEFFNESRVKIAALHLGMAVGAYERALEYAKQRKAFGKALIEHQAIQFKLADMWKDIEAARLLVYKAAWLIDQGKPVPAISSAAKLFASEAAVKVTYEALQVFGGYGYSKEYDIERYYRDARVGTIYEGTSEAQRIVIARSLMGRVKR is encoded by the coding sequence ATGAACTTCGAGCTTGATGAGGACCACAGAATGCTCCAGAATGCAGTGAGGGAGTTTGCAGAGAAGGAGATAATGCCCTACGGCAAGGAGTATGACGAGAAGAGGGAGTATCCGATGGAGATTTTCAGAAAGGCTGCGAAGCTTGGCTATGTAGGGGCGAGCGTTCCTGAGGAGTACGGTGGAGCGGGGCTGGATTACCTCGGAGAGGCTATCATCAGCGAAGAGCTTACAAGAGCTGACAGCAGCATTGGGACTGCAGTTGATCTGGCAATTCTCGGAGTTCCAATGGTTCTGAGATATGGAAGTGAGGAGCAGAAGGAGAAATACATCCCACCCGTCGTTCAGGGTAAAGCTCCTTCGGCAATAGCCATCACAGAGCCCGACTGCGGTACTGATGTCGCTGCCATGAGAACAAAGGCCGTTAAGGAGGGAGAGGAGTGGGTGATAAACGGCTCCAAGACCTTCATCACCAATGGAAGCGTTGCTGGGCACACCATCGTCCTCGCAAAGACCGCTGAAGTCGAGCCTCCCCACAGAGGGATTTCAGCCTTTATCGTTGAGCCAGCATGGGAGGGGTACGAGGCGAGGAGAATAGAGAAGATGGGGCTGAACTGCCACGATACGGCTGAGATAACGCTGAAAAATGTAAGAGTTCCCGCTGAAAACCTCCTCGGGGAGGAGAACAGGGGATTCTACCAGCTGATGGAGTTCTTCAACGAGAGCAGGGTTAAGATTGCAGCTCTCCACTTGGGAATGGCTGTTGGAGCTTACGAGAGAGCCTTGGAGTACGCGAAGCAGAGAAAGGCGTTCGGGAAAGCTTTGATAGAGCATCAGGCGATTCAGTTCAAGCTCGCCGACATGTGGAAGGATATCGAAGCTGCAAGGCTGCTGGTTTACAAGGCTGCGTGGCTTATTGACCAGGGTAAGCCCGTACCCGCCATAAGCTCAGCAGCGAAGCTCTTCGCCAGCGAGGCTGCTGTAAAGGTTACCTATGAGGCTCTGCAGGTTTTTGGCGGCTACGGCTACAGCAAGGAGTACGACATCGAGCGCTACTACAGAGATGCAAGAGTCGGGACGATTTACGAGGGAACGAGCGAGGCCCAGAGGATTGTGATTGCGAGGAGTCTGATGGGGAGGGTTAAGCGGTAA
- a CDS encoding CDC48 family AAA ATPase: MSDKKGEEITLRVAEAFYRDVGRGVARIDPAVMEKYGLQSGDIIEIIGKSTVPAIVWPSYPEDRGTGIIRIDGSIRSNAGVGIDDKVRIRKVTAKPAEKVTLAPTEPVRLMGGEAYLLRLLEGRPVIKGQKIRVEVFGHTLTFVITATRPSGVVVVTRNTAIELKEKPAEEVKRAVPDVTYEDIGGLKRELRLVREMIELPLKHPELFQRLGIEPPKGVLLYGPPGTGKTLIAKAVANEVDAHFIPISGPEIMSKYYGESEQRLREIFEEAKENAPSIIFIDEIDSIAPKREEVTGEVERRVVAQLLALMDGLEARGDVIVIAATNRPDAIDPALRRPGRFDREIEIGVPDKEGRKEILEIHTRKMPLAEDVDLEELAELTNGFVGADLEALCKEAAMHALRRVLPEIDIEAEEIPAEVIENLKVTREDFMEALKNIEPSAMREVLVEVPNVKWEDIGGLEHAKQELMEAVEWPLKYPEVFRAANIKPPRGILLFGPPGTGKTLLAKAVANESNANFISVKGPELLSKWVGESEKHVREMFRKARQVAPCVIFFDEIDSLAPRRGGIGDSHVTERVVSQLLTELDGLEELKDVVVIAATNRPDMIDPALLRPGRLERHIYIPPPDKKARVEIFKIHLRGKPLADDVNIEELAEKTEGYSGADIEAVCREAGMLAIRELIKPGMTREEAKEAAKKLKITKKHFEEALKKVRPSLTKEDVEKYEKLIEDFHRMYA; the protein is encoded by the coding sequence ATGAGTGATAAAAAAGGTGAGGAAATAACCCTTAGAGTTGCTGAAGCTTTCTATCGCGATGTTGGAAGGGGTGTTGCCAGAATCGATCCAGCAGTGATGGAAAAGTACGGACTGCAGAGCGGTGACATAATAGAGATTATAGGAAAGAGCACCGTTCCAGCAATAGTCTGGCCGAGCTATCCGGAGGATAGGGGAACCGGAATAATAAGGATTGATGGCAGCATTAGAAGCAACGCAGGCGTTGGTATTGATGACAAAGTCAGAATAAGGAAGGTTACAGCAAAGCCAGCAGAGAAAGTTACACTCGCTCCAACAGAGCCGGTAAGGCTGATGGGTGGCGAGGCGTATCTGCTGAGGCTGCTTGAAGGCAGACCGGTCATCAAAGGTCAGAAAATCAGGGTTGAGGTTTTCGGTCACACTCTGACGTTCGTAATAACCGCCACCAGGCCCTCAGGAGTCGTCGTTGTCACGAGAAACACTGCGATCGAGCTTAAGGAGAAGCCGGCCGAGGAGGTAAAGAGGGCTGTTCCTGACGTAACTTATGAGGACATAGGCGGTCTGAAGAGGGAGCTTAGGCTGGTCAGAGAGATGATAGAGCTTCCATTGAAGCATCCCGAGCTCTTCCAGAGGCTCGGAATCGAGCCGCCCAAGGGTGTGCTGCTCTACGGTCCGCCGGGAACTGGAAAAACGCTGATTGCCAAGGCTGTGGCGAATGAGGTGGACGCGCACTTCATACCCATCAGCGGGCCGGAAATCATGAGCAAGTACTATGGAGAGAGCGAGCAGAGGCTGAGGGAGATTTTCGAGGAGGCTAAGGAGAACGCTCCGTCGATAATCTTCATAGACGAAATCGACTCAATTGCTCCTAAGAGAGAAGAGGTCACCGGAGAAGTTGAGAGAAGGGTCGTCGCCCAGCTGCTGGCGCTGATGGACGGGCTTGAGGCAAGAGGAGACGTCATAGTCATTGCCGCTACAAACAGGCCTGACGCGATCGATCCTGCACTGAGAAGGCCGGGAAGGTTCGACAGGGAGATTGAGATCGGAGTTCCGGACAAGGAGGGCAGGAAGGAGATTCTCGAGATTCACACCAGAAAGATGCCCCTCGCCGAGGATGTTGACCTTGAAGAGCTTGCCGAGCTGACAAACGGATTTGTTGGAGCGGATCTGGAAGCACTGTGCAAGGAAGCAGCGATGCACGCCTTGAGGAGAGTTCTGCCGGAGATAGACATCGAGGCCGAGGAAATTCCCGCAGAGGTCATTGAGAATCTCAAAGTCACGAGGGAGGACTTCATGGAGGCTCTGAAGAACATCGAGCCGTCTGCGATGAGAGAGGTGCTGGTGGAGGTGCCCAACGTCAAGTGGGAGGACATCGGTGGACTTGAGCATGCTAAGCAGGAGCTGATGGAGGCAGTTGAATGGCCATTGAAGTATCCGGAGGTGTTCAGGGCAGCAAACATCAAGCCGCCGAGGGGAATACTGCTGTTCGGCCCACCCGGAACGGGTAAGACCTTGCTGGCTAAGGCTGTGGCAAACGAGAGCAATGCGAACTTCATCAGCGTGAAGGGGCCTGAGCTGCTGAGCAAGTGGGTTGGTGAGAGCGAGAAGCACGTCAGGGAGATGTTCAGGAAGGCAAGGCAGGTAGCTCCGTGTGTCATATTCTTCGACGAGATCGACAGCCTTGCCCCCAGAAGAGGCGGAATTGGCGATTCACACGTCACTGAGAGAGTTGTGAGCCAGCTCCTGACGGAGCTCGACGGACTGGAGGAGCTCAAAGATGTGGTGGTCATAGCCGCCACCAACAGGCCGGACATGATTGATCCAGCGCTGCTCAGACCCGGAAGGCTTGAAAGGCACATCTACATACCTCCACCCGACAAGAAGGCGAGAGTGGAGATATTCAAGATACACCTCAGAGGAAAACCGCTTGCGGATGACGTGAACATCGAAGAGCTTGCGGAGAAGACGGAGGGATACAGCGGAGCGGACATCGAGGCAGTGTGCAGGGAGGCAGGAATGCTCGCAATCAGGGAGCTCATCAAGCCGGGTATGACGAGAGAGGAGGCTAAAGAGGCGGCGAAGAAGCTCAAGATTACGAAGAAGCACTTTGAGGAAGCGCTGAAAAAGGTCAGGCCGAGCCTAACCAAGGAGGACGTTGAGAAGTATGAGAAGTTGATTGAAGATTTCCACAGGATGTACGCTTAA
- a CDS encoding TIGR00267 family protein, with protein sequence MERQFVRGFIDGALSVLGVVLGASGGQLDVIISAGIGGGVANGISNVFGALTAERVEEEKEFRELEKSMLVELRDTRLYKEVRKRVIMSGMIDGLSTILGSVVPVLPFVIAFFVGFSVQSAIIWSVSLTALSLALIGIIYGRISREHLLISSAKMVVMGLVVALFSIAIERGVHFLMK encoded by the coding sequence GTGGAAAGGCAGTTTGTGAGAGGGTTTATTGACGGAGCCCTTTCGGTGCTCGGAGTTGTGCTCGGGGCTTCAGGGGGACAGCTGGATGTTATAATTTCCGCCGGGATTGGAGGAGGGGTGGCTAACGGCATTTCAAATGTGTTTGGTGCGCTCACGGCTGAAAGAGTTGAGGAGGAGAAGGAATTCCGCGAGCTTGAAAAATCTATGCTGGTTGAGCTGAGGGATACCAGGCTGTACAAAGAAGTTAGAAAGAGAGTTATTATGAGCGGAATGATTGACGGGCTATCCACTATTCTGGGTAGTGTTGTGCCGGTCTTGCCATTCGTCATTGCCTTCTTCGTGGGTTTTTCCGTTCAGTCAGCCATTATCTGGTCGGTCTCTCTGACGGCACTCTCTTTGGCTTTGATCGGCATAATATACGGCAGAATTTCAAGAGAGCATCTTTTAATTTCGTCCGCAAAAATGGTTGTTATGGGTTTGGTAGTGGCTCTGTTCTCAATAGCCATTGAGAGAGGCGTCCATTTTCTTATGAAGTAA
- the hsp20 gene encoding archaeal heat shock protein Hsp20 encodes MVWRRRRRDWDEEWDIFDEFFRFGIDDIFERMMRDIEEIFRKAESGEIKPIVRGFSIRIGPDGKPEIREFGTKPTIKETGIEERRPLVDVIETDNEIQVIAEMPGVNKDDIELNATETTLEIRAEGENRKYYETVELPAEVDPDSAKARYNNGVLEVILKKKTPKTSGKKIKIE; translated from the coding sequence ATGGTTTGGAGGAGAAGGAGAAGGGACTGGGATGAGGAATGGGACATCTTCGATGAGTTCTTCAGATTCGGCATAGACGACATATTCGAGAGGATGATGAGGGACATCGAGGAAATCTTCAGAAAGGCTGAGTCGGGAGAGATAAAACCGATAGTCAGGGGATTCTCAATCAGGATTGGGCCTGACGGGAAGCCTGAAATAAGGGAGTTCGGAACCAAGCCCACGATCAAGGAGACTGGAATTGAAGAGAGGAGACCGCTGGTTGACGTCATAGAGACTGACAACGAGATTCAGGTTATTGCCGAGATGCCAGGAGTGAACAAGGACGACATTGAGCTCAACGCTACCGAGACAACTCTAGAAATCAGGGCAGAGGGAGAGAACAGGAAGTACTATGAGACCGTTGAACTGCCCGCTGAGGTCGATCCGGACTCAGCGAAGGCGAGATACAACAACGGTGTGCTTGAAGTAATCCTGAAGAAGAAGACGCCTAAGACGAGCGGAAAGAAAATCAAGATCGAGTGA